GGTTGATCCTTCAGACTGGACGTATCTGGAGCCGCTGTTTACGCCGCGGTCTTCGGTTTGCGCGACATTATCGGGGGATGGTGTGGTTTACCCCGGTGAATATGTCTGGCTGTCGTTTCAGGTGTCGAATACGGGTAAGGGGGAGTTGGTGCAGGTGTGGGCGGAATTGCGGAGTGCGTTGCCGCTGTTGAATGGGTTGCGGGCCAAGCTGGGGATGGTGAAGCCGGGTGAGACGGCGGAGCGCTGTTTGGCGGTGATTCTGCCAGCGGATACGCCGCCGGGGGTGATCGAGGCGGAACTGGTGTTTCATGAAGCCAATGGGCATCAGCCGTCTGCGGTGCCGGTGCGATTCGAAGTGCAACCGTTGCCGCGACCGGATTTTCAGGTGAGCTATCGAATCATCAATGATGATAGCGGGAATTCGGTGGGCAATGGTGATGGCCAGCCGAAACGCGGCGAGACGGTGGATGTCGCGGTGACAATTCGCAATCAGACTGGGGAATCGCTTCGCAATGTGCGAGTCACCATGCAACCGGTCACGGTGCCCACGGGGGTAAGTATCAGCGTTCCCGAGCAGACTCTGGCGACGTTGGCTGATGATGACTCGGCTGAGGTGCGGCTGACGTTTCTGGTCAAATCGACTGCGGAGGTTGGGCCGGTGCGGTTCCAACTGCGGGTGACCACTGAGGATGGGCGGACCTTTGCCGTGGTACCTTGTAAGACGTCGATCGTGTAATCGTTGGGGGGTGGTGTGGCATCGCAGCTTCGCTCCATCATTCTCGTATCATCGCGGGGGGAAAATCTGGTTTCCTTTGGGCGGGGGATCGGCTCCAATGGGTGGGGGCGGGGTCGGCCGGGGAGCGGTCGGCGGCGTCTGGCTTGGCGTGCGGGGTGTGCGCGGGCCAATCCTCTCCCGGGGGCGAATCATGCGGCACGATCGGCGAATCGGCGTGGCGATCCTGGCAATGCTCGGGTGGCTGGGAAGCAGCGGAATCAGTCTGGCGGAACCGAGACGCGATCCGCGGCCCAATATCGTGTGGATTGTTACCGAAGACATTTCTCCCAATTTGGGGTGCTATGCCGATCCCGATGCGATCACGCCGAATCTCGATCGGCTGGCTGCGGAGGGGGCGCGGTTCCAGCGGGCGTTTAGTCATGCGCCGGTCTGTGCGCCAACGCGGTCGGGGCTGATTACTGGCGTCTATCCGACGACGCTGGGCAGCCATCACATGCGGTCGAAGTTGACCACGCCGCCGCCGTTGTTCACCGACGATCTCAAGAAGGCGGGGTATACCGTCTTTTGGCCGGGAAAGACCGATTTCAATTTCGATGTCACCAAAGGTTGGGCGGATACCCGCAATTGGGTGCAGAATCCGCGTCTGCTGCCGCAGGATCGGCCCTTTTTCGCATACATCAATTTTACGATCACGCATGAAAGTCAAGCGCGGCCCACTCCGGCACAGTATGCCAAGAATACGGAGCGGCTGACCGATGCGCAGCGTCACAACCCCGCGAATGTGCGATTGCCGAAGTATTATCCGGATCATCCGCTGGTTCGCAAGAATGTGGCGATCTACCATGACAATATCACGGCGATGGATCATCTCGTGGGCGATGTTTTGAAGGTGGTGGATGATCCAAAGTGGCGAGACAATACGATTGTGGTGTTTTTCGGCGATCACGGCTGGGGGTTGAGTCGGGGCAAACGCTGGTGCTATGACAGTGGTTTGCGGGTGCCGTTGCTGGTGCGCTGGCCGGGGGTGGTGAAGCCGGGAAGCGTGCGCGAAGACCTGGTGCAACTGCTGGACCTGGCACCGACAATGCTGAGCGTGGCCGGGGTGCCGGTGCCGCAGCGGATGCAGGGGCAGGTGATTCTGGGGGCGAACACCGCGCCGGCGCGAACCATGCTAGTCGGCGGACGGGATCGCATGGATGAGGCGGTCGACCGCATCCGCACGGTGCGTTCGCAACGCTATCGCTACATTCGCAACTTCCGGCCGGATTTGCCGTATGCCCAGTATATCAATTATATGGACGAAATGCCGATTATGAAAGTCTGGCGGGAGCAAGCCTTTGCCGGGAAGTTGAACCCGATTCAGGCGGCCTTCTTCGCGCGGACCAAGCCGAAGGAAGAATTCTACGACCTGGCAGCCGACCCCGAAGAGACGGTGAATCTGGCCAACTCCCCGGAATTGCAGGCGGTGATTCGGGAGCATGCGGCCGCGCTGGATCGGTGGATGGCGGAAACCAAAGACATGGGCGAGATTCCCGAGCAGGAATTGATTCGCCGAGGCATCGTCCGCGATCTGCTGAACACGGAATACGCGGAGCGGGTTCGGAATCATCCCAAGACACCGCCGGTGCCCTGAGTGCATCGTGTGCGTTTGACAGAGTTGCCGACCGTGTGATACCGTCGGCGATCCGCGGTTCGTCTGGCATGGAGTCCGGCGGCAGGAAGCAATCAGCGTCAGGAGATGCAGCACCCATGACTCGTGCGTTTTTTCTCATTGTGGCCATTGGCGTTTGGGCGCTGACCTGGGGGCCGATTCTGCTGGGAATTGGCTGGGCGGGGTTGCTCACCGAGGCAGCCACTCCCATCACCGGCATGGGCGACATTCCGGATGTCGGCACCGGCGGGCCAACCAACTCCGCCATTGGCACCGCCACGGGCACCATCGCCGATTCGCCGCTGAATCCCTGGTTCAACTCCCGCTATGTCTCCGCGCTGTTGTTTCTGGTGCTGGTGCTGGTGGTGATCCGCGTCAGCAAATTCATGATGCACGAACAGCGCGTGGCGACAGTGCATCTGCTGTTGCTGATGCGATTCGGCGTCCTCTCCGCGATGGCGTCGATGGGGGTGGCCGCCTTGGGGCTGTGGATCGAGCCGGCCTATTTCGGCGGGCTGCTGGTGATGTTATCGCCGGGGCATCTGGTGTGGGTGACGGTGATTGCGCTGCTGTCGGCGTTTGCGTCGATGGCCATGGGCTTTGCCTTGGAGGTGAACGCGCATTGTCGCTACGGCACCTGCCCGGTTCAGGAATTATCCTGGGGCTGGAAGGAATGGGGATTGTGGCTGCTGATGGGCAGTCTGGTGCCGGTGACCTGTCTGGTGCAGACGATCCGCGATGTGCCGGATCGGGCGATGGAATTGGTCGGCTGCCTGCTGCTGGGGGGCGTGGCGTCGGTGGGGGTGGTGCTGCTGGGTGCGGCGATTATCCAGCGAGTAGTGCATCCCGATTTGATGCTGCCGGGCTTGTGGCCACGCTGGATCTGCCGCGTGCCTTCGGAAACCATGACCGAACGCTGGTTTTATCGTCTTGGCTCGTGGATCGCTGTCGGCTTCTCCCGGCTAGGCAAAGGCTATGCCGAGGTGGATGAGAATGGGCAATCGCGGCTCAGTCCCGGGCATGCGCAACTCATTTGGGCGATGTTGTTTGGGTTGATGGGCTATGCCGCTGCCGGGTTGCTCAATCGCCTGGTGGGGCCAAGCGTCGATGTGTTTCCGCCCGTGTTCTATCTGCTGCTGCTCATCATGCTGAGCGGGCTGGTGCTGCAAGGCGGGAGTTTCTTTCTGGATTACTTCCGCGTGCCGACCCTGCTGACGCTGCTGGTGCTGTCGCTGGGCTTCTACTTTGTGTACGACACCGATCACTATTTCCGGCTGAATCCCGACGAGGAGCCGATCGCCGCGGTCGATT
This DNA window, taken from Tuwongella immobilis, encodes the following:
- a CDS encoding sulfatase family protein translates to MRHDRRIGVAILAMLGWLGSSGISLAEPRRDPRPNIVWIVTEDISPNLGCYADPDAITPNLDRLAAEGARFQRAFSHAPVCAPTRSGLITGVYPTTLGSHHMRSKLTTPPPLFTDDLKKAGYTVFWPGKTDFNFDVTKGWADTRNWVQNPRLLPQDRPFFAYINFTITHESQARPTPAQYAKNTERLTDAQRHNPANVRLPKYYPDHPLVRKNVAIYHDNITAMDHLVGDVLKVVDDPKWRDNTIVVFFGDHGWGLSRGKRWCYDSGLRVPLLVRWPGVVKPGSVREDLVQLLDLAPTMLSVAGVPVPQRMQGQVILGANTAPARTMLVGGRDRMDEAVDRIRTVRSQRYRYIRNFRPDLPYAQYINYMDEMPIMKVWREQAFAGKLNPIQAAFFARTKPKEEFYDLAADPEETVNLANSPELQAVIREHAAALDRWMAETKDMGEIPEQELIRRGIVRDLLNTEYAERVRNHPKTPPVP